From one Oceanimonas doudoroffii genomic stretch:
- a CDS encoding fumarylacetoacetate hydrolase family protein, producing MKLASLKHGRDGRLLVVSRDLRRVCIAEGVAPTLQAALDNWDECEPALRRLYQRLNRGEHQAAFAFNPVECAAPLPRAYQWADGSAYVSHIELVRKARGAEMPPSFWSDPLMYQGMSDGFLGPHDDIELADEAWGIDFEGEVAVITGDVPMGVNEHRTLDHVRLLMLVNDVSLRHLIPAELAKGFGFFQSKPATACSPVAVTPDELGRHWHNGRVHHRLRVTLNGVLFGEPHAGTDMTFGFDRLIAHASLSRCLGAGTIIGSGTVSNRDPNAGACCIAERRTRELLDTGEASTPFMRFGDTVRMEMCDAGGHSIFGAIEQRLTPYSGPDQ from the coding sequence GTGAAACTGGCCTCTCTCAAACACGGACGCGATGGACGTCTGCTGGTGGTATCCCGGGATCTGCGCCGAGTCTGCATTGCCGAAGGCGTGGCCCCCACCCTGCAGGCCGCCCTGGATAACTGGGATGAATGCGAGCCGGCTCTGCGTCGCCTCTACCAGCGCCTGAACCGGGGCGAACATCAGGCTGCCTTTGCCTTTAATCCCGTCGAGTGCGCCGCGCCCCTGCCCCGGGCCTATCAGTGGGCCGACGGCAGCGCCTATGTCAGCCATATCGAGCTGGTGCGCAAGGCCCGGGGCGCCGAGATGCCGCCCAGTTTCTGGAGCGATCCCCTGATGTACCAGGGCATGTCGGACGGCTTTCTCGGGCCTCATGACGACATTGAACTGGCCGATGAAGCCTGGGGCATCGACTTTGAAGGAGAGGTGGCGGTGATCACCGGTGATGTGCCCATGGGAGTGAATGAACACCGGACACTGGACCATGTGCGATTGCTGATGCTGGTCAACGACGTGTCGCTGCGCCACCTGATCCCGGCGGAGCTGGCCAAGGGCTTTGGCTTTTTTCAGTCCAAGCCCGCCACCGCCTGCTCGCCGGTGGCCGTGACTCCCGACGAACTCGGCCGCCACTGGCACAATGGCCGGGTACACCATCGCCTGCGGGTAACACTGAACGGCGTCCTGTTCGGCGAGCCCCACGCCGGCACCGACATGACCTTTGGCTTTGACCGCCTCATCGCCCACGCCAGCCTGAGCCGCTGCCTGGGGGCCGGTACCATTATCGGCTCGGGCACCGTTTCCAACCGGGACCCAAATGCGGGCGCCTGCTGCATTGCCGAGCGCCGCACTCGCGAACTGCTCGACACTGGCGAAGCCAGCACCCCCTTTATGCGCTTTGGCGACACCGTGCGCATGGAGATGTGTGATGCCGGCGGCCACTCCATTTTCGGCGCCATTGAGCAGCGGCTGACGCCCTACTCCGGGCCGGACCAATGA
- a CDS encoding DUF2970 domain-containing protein produces the protein MNWKYRLQGVLAAMFGVQSEQHRRAQFSGSPWPYVAMGVVVIVLFVLALLGVVQLVLGA, from the coding sequence ATGAACTGGAAATACAGATTGCAGGGGGTGCTGGCGGCGATGTTCGGAGTACAGTCGGAGCAACATCGCCGGGCCCAGTTCAGCGGCAGCCCCTGGCCTTATGTGGCGATGGGGGTGGTGGTGATTGTGTTGTTTGTGCTGGCGCTACTGGGCGTGGTGCAGCTGGTGCTTGGAGCCTGA
- a CDS encoding phosphoglycolate phosphatase: protein MADFDLVQFDLDGTLIDSVPQLAEAINDMLASLGHATQTVDAVRHWVGNGADMLVQRALTAARGEAPDAELHRHARGLFDEAYAGHADGALVFYPGVLDTLERLRSAGKRLALVTNKPYRFVPGILAAAGLSSHFELALGGDSLAEKKPSPAPLLHVCERLDVSPARSLMVGDSENDVLAAKAAGMAVAALTYGYNYGRPIADSQPDWVLDDFAGLAALLKL, encoded by the coding sequence ATGGCTGACTTTGATCTTGTTCAGTTCGACCTCGACGGCACCCTGATCGACAGCGTGCCCCAGCTGGCCGAAGCCATCAACGACATGCTGGCAAGTCTCGGTCACGCGACTCAGACGGTGGACGCGGTGCGTCACTGGGTGGGCAATGGTGCCGACATGCTGGTACAGCGTGCACTCACCGCCGCTCGGGGAGAAGCCCCTGACGCCGAGCTGCATCGCCACGCCCGTGGCCTGTTCGATGAGGCCTACGCCGGCCATGCCGACGGTGCCCTAGTGTTTTATCCCGGCGTGCTCGACACCCTTGAGCGGTTGCGCAGTGCCGGCAAGCGCCTGGCCCTGGTCACCAACAAGCCCTATCGTTTCGTGCCCGGCATTCTGGCGGCGGCGGGACTGAGCAGCCACTTTGAGCTGGCTCTGGGCGGCGACAGCCTGGCCGAGAAAAAGCCCAGCCCGGCGCCTCTGCTGCATGTGTGCGAGCGGCTGGATGTGAGCCCGGCCCGTAGCCTGATGGTGGGCGATTCGGAGAACGACGTGCTGGCGGCAAAGGCGGCTGGCATGGCGGTGGCGGCGCTGACCTACGGCTACAACTACGGCCGGCCCATTGCCGACAGCCAGCCCGACTGGGTGCTGGACGATTTTGCCGGGCTCGCCGCACTGCTTAAGCTTTAA
- the trpS gene encoding tryptophan--tRNA ligase translates to MAKPIVLSGAQPSGQLTIGNYMGALRQWVKMQQDYDCLYCIVDMHAITVRQDPQALRSACLDAAALYLAIGLTPEQSTIFIQSHVPEHAELAWVLNCYTQFGELSRMTQFKDKSSRYAENINAGLFTYPALMAADILLYQANQVPVGNDQKQHLELTRDIAYRFNQLYGDVFTVPEPFIPKDGARIMSLQEPTKKMSKSDDNANNFIGLLEDPKKISKKLKRAVTDSDDPPVVRFDTENKPGVSNLLTLMSGVSGRSIAELEQHFEGKMYGHLKTETAEAVLDMLTPIQQRFHELREDETELRRVLTLGADKARAKAVQTLDKVYDVVGFVPRAR, encoded by the coding sequence ATGGCTAAACCCATCGTACTCAGCGGTGCCCAGCCCTCGGGCCAGCTGACCATAGGCAACTACATGGGCGCCCTGCGCCAGTGGGTGAAAATGCAGCAGGACTACGACTGCCTGTATTGCATCGTGGACATGCACGCCATTACCGTGCGCCAGGATCCGCAAGCCCTGCGCTCCGCCTGTCTGGACGCCGCCGCCCTGTACCTGGCCATTGGCCTCACGCCTGAGCAGAGCACCATTTTTATTCAGTCCCACGTGCCCGAGCACGCCGAGCTGGCCTGGGTGCTCAACTGCTACACCCAGTTCGGTGAACTGTCGCGCATGACCCAGTTCAAGGACAAGTCCAGCCGCTACGCCGAAAACATCAACGCCGGCCTGTTTACCTATCCGGCGCTGATGGCCGCCGACATTCTGCTCTATCAGGCCAATCAGGTGCCGGTGGGCAACGATCAGAAGCAGCACCTGGAGCTGACTCGGGATATCGCCTATCGCTTTAACCAGCTTTACGGTGACGTCTTTACCGTACCCGAGCCCTTTATTCCCAAGGACGGCGCCCGCATCATGAGCCTGCAGGAGCCTACCAAGAAGATGTCGAAGTCGGACGACAACGCCAACAACTTCATCGGCCTGCTGGAAGATCCCAAGAAGATCAGCAAGAAGCTGAAACGGGCCGTCACCGATTCGGACGATCCGCCCGTGGTGCGTTTCGACACCGAAAACAAGCCCGGCGTGTCCAACCTGCTGACCCTGATGTCCGGCGTCAGCGGCCGCTCCATTGCCGAGCTGGAGCAGCATTTTGAGGGCAAAATGTACGGTCACCTCAAGACCGAAACCGCCGAAGCGGTGCTGGACATGCTCACGCCCATTCAGCAGCGCTTTCACGAGCTGCGGGAAGATGAAACCGAGCTGCGTCGTGTGCTGACGCTGGGCGCCGACAAGGCCCGGGCCAAGGCGGTGCAGACCCTCGACAAAGTGTATGATGTCGTCGGCTTCGTGCCACGGGCACGCTGA
- a CDS encoding acetoacetate--CoA ligase has translation MTTPPLWTPSPLRVRQSRLHAFMQQLKRELGLEFADYAALHAWSVQYSDLFWQQLWRFAGVTGHQGGITVTDPDDAEHAIWFPEARLNFAENLLAHDRVPGHEPAIIALTEDGDTQTLSWHKLQQQVAAVSTWLNAAGVEPGDVVAGFMPNVPETLVAMLACTSLGAIWTSCSPDFGADGVIERFGQTSPKVLFAADGYRYHGRAHDSRARADAIMAAIDSLTHRVEVPCLNAPPAPAGITPWHQVLAEGQGVSLRFHSMPFNAPLYVLYSSGTTGKPKCMVHGAGGTLLNHVKEHALHCDIRPGDRVFYFTTCGWMMWNWLASALGSGATLLLYDGDPFYPDAGRLWQWCAEQQVSLFGTSAKYLEALEKRGLHPGQECHLEALRTLCSTGSPLAPEQFDFVYRHIKSDLSLASISGGTDICGCFVLGNPLSPVYRGQCQGPGLGMDVRVFDDNGRAVIDEPGELVCCNAFPNRPVGFWHDADGHRYHDAYWARWPGVWHHGDFVTRTAEGGMVFHGRSDAVLNPGGVRIGTAEIYRQLARFKEIAESVVIGQRRGNDERLVLFVQPAKGHALTAELTEAIRTRLREACSPRHVPAVILAVNDVPRTRSGKLVELAVREVVHNRPVKNREALANPDALAQFKDRPELI, from the coding sequence ATGACAACCCCACCGCTGTGGACACCCTCCCCACTGCGAGTGCGGCAAAGTCGGCTGCACGCCTTTATGCAGCAGCTGAAACGGGAGCTGGGGCTGGAGTTTGCCGACTATGCCGCCCTGCATGCCTGGTCGGTGCAATACAGTGATCTGTTCTGGCAACAACTGTGGCGCTTTGCCGGGGTGACCGGTCACCAGGGGGGGATCACGGTGACGGACCCCGATGATGCCGAGCACGCCATCTGGTTTCCCGAGGCCCGGCTCAATTTTGCCGAAAACCTGCTGGCCCACGATCGGGTGCCGGGCCATGAGCCCGCCATTATCGCCCTGACCGAAGATGGCGATACTCAAACCCTGAGCTGGCACAAGTTGCAGCAGCAGGTGGCGGCGGTGTCCACCTGGCTCAATGCCGCCGGGGTGGAGCCCGGCGATGTGGTGGCGGGCTTTATGCCCAATGTACCGGAAACCCTGGTGGCCATGCTGGCCTGCACCAGCCTGGGGGCAATATGGACCTCCTGCTCCCCCGACTTCGGCGCCGATGGCGTGATTGAACGCTTTGGCCAGACCAGCCCCAAGGTGCTGTTTGCCGCCGACGGCTATCGCTATCACGGCAGAGCCCACGACAGCCGGGCCCGGGCCGACGCCATCATGGCGGCCATTGACAGCCTGACTCATCGGGTGGAAGTGCCCTGCCTGAACGCCCCCCCCGCCCCCGCCGGTATCACGCCCTGGCATCAAGTGCTGGCCGAAGGCCAGGGCGTGTCCCTGCGGTTTCATTCCATGCCCTTTAACGCGCCGCTGTATGTGCTTTATTCCTCCGGCACCACCGGCAAGCCCAAATGCATGGTACACGGCGCCGGCGGCACCTTGCTCAACCATGTAAAAGAACATGCCTTGCACTGTGATATTCGCCCCGGCGATCGCGTGTTCTATTTCACCACCTGCGGCTGGATGATGTGGAACTGGCTGGCGTCGGCCCTGGGCAGTGGTGCCACCCTGCTGCTCTATGATGGCGACCCTTTTTACCCCGATGCCGGCCGGCTGTGGCAATGGTGTGCCGAGCAACAGGTCAGCCTGTTCGGCACCTCGGCCAAATACCTGGAGGCACTGGAAAAGCGCGGCCTGCACCCGGGGCAGGAGTGTCACCTGGAGGCTCTGCGCACCTTGTGCTCCACCGGTTCACCGCTGGCACCGGAGCAGTTCGACTTCGTTTACCGACACATTAAAAGCGATCTGTCGCTGGCTTCCATTTCCGGCGGCACCGACATCTGCGGCTGCTTCGTGCTCGGCAATCCCCTCAGCCCGGTGTACCGGGGCCAGTGTCAGGGGCCGGGGCTGGGCATGGACGTCAGAGTGTTTGATGACAATGGCCGGGCCGTTATCGACGAGCCCGGCGAGCTGGTGTGCTGCAACGCCTTTCCCAACCGGCCGGTGGGGTTCTGGCACGATGCCGATGGCCACCGCTATCACGACGCCTACTGGGCACGCTGGCCGGGCGTGTGGCATCACGGTGACTTCGTCACTCGGACGGCCGAGGGCGGCATGGTGTTTCACGGCCGCTCCGACGCCGTGCTCAACCCCGGCGGCGTGCGCATCGGCACCGCCGAAATTTACCGACAGCTGGCGCGCTTTAAGGAAATAGCCGAGTCGGTGGTAATTGGTCAGCGCCGAGGCAATGACGAACGCCTGGTGCTCTTTGTGCAGCCGGCCAAGGGCCATGCATTGACGGCCGAGCTGACCGAGGCCATTCGCACACGGCTGAGAGAGGCCTGCTCACCCCGCCATGTACCGGCGGTGATCCTGGCGGTGAACGATGTGCCCCGCACCCGCTCGGGCAAGCTGGTGGAGCTGGCAGTGCGGGAAGTGGTGCATAACAGACCGGTGAAAAACCGGGAGGCCCTGGCCAACCCCGACGCGCTGGCGCAGTTCAAGGACAGGCCGGAGCTTATCTGA
- a CDS encoding SPOR domain-containing protein: MAAEMVLTLSSQQQLLERLLHLSRLEQGLVLLSGPPGAGKRTLAGLLVQQAGLPAAATLDARLLTSQAAFRDALLSDWFSDAIFDPDDHLLESVTRLLPAAPGRRLLVVENGQWLTDPQLQELAELCLGLPEAQRPFVLLLGSPAWAGGVRSLLRNQPDLPVLELEVPELSEEDKRQLCTHLGVTASDQPATLRYPGDLVATSEPSMRTPTYRQWLEQKPVKILLTGLILLGLLLLVSLLLDREPPQPEVAQPFQAESLPEAPAQPLTLTPEGSGAPLSAAEPSAERLAGEWPAQPLPEEPRVTTQVVESPDDSSKERVVIEDEVVSQLLQRKSGEALAAARVPADATPAAQPVPAATPASSLFQKPAGHYTLQLMASKDRQALQQLASRHTLQPAWVYARQLNDQPWFVLIFGDFASAELARRAIERLPAELRAAKPWPKPFGQVQKEASP; the protein is encoded by the coding sequence GTGGCTGCCGAAATGGTGCTGACCCTGTCATCCCAGCAGCAGTTGCTGGAGCGGCTGCTGCACCTCTCCCGTCTTGAACAGGGGCTGGTGTTGCTCAGTGGTCCGCCCGGAGCCGGCAAACGTACCCTGGCCGGCCTGTTGGTGCAGCAGGCCGGGCTGCCCGCTGCTGCCACCCTGGACGCCCGCCTGCTTACCAGCCAGGCCGCCTTTCGCGATGCCCTGCTGAGTGACTGGTTCAGCGATGCCATTTTCGACCCTGATGATCACCTGCTGGAGTCGGTGACCCGGCTGCTGCCTGCGGCCCCGGGCCGACGGCTGCTGGTGGTGGAGAACGGTCAGTGGCTGACCGATCCCCAGTTGCAGGAGCTGGCAGAGCTGTGCCTGGGGCTGCCGGAGGCGCAACGTCCCTTTGTACTGTTGCTGGGCTCGCCGGCCTGGGCCGGTGGCGTGCGCAGCCTGCTGCGCAACCAGCCTGATCTGCCGGTGCTGGAGCTTGAAGTTCCCGAGCTGAGCGAGGAAGATAAACGGCAGTTATGTACACACCTCGGGGTGACGGCGTCCGACCAGCCGGCGACGCTGCGTTATCCCGGCGATCTGGTCGCGACTTCGGAGCCAAGCATGAGAACACCTACCTACCGGCAATGGCTGGAACAAAAACCGGTGAAAATTCTGCTGACCGGGTTGATCCTGCTTGGCCTGTTGCTGCTGGTTAGTTTGCTGCTGGACAGGGAGCCACCGCAGCCCGAGGTGGCTCAGCCGTTCCAGGCAGAGTCGTTGCCCGAGGCGCCGGCCCAACCCCTGACCCTGACGCCCGAAGGGAGCGGTGCGCCGTTATCCGCCGCCGAGCCCTCGGCCGAACGGCTGGCGGGGGAGTGGCCGGCTCAGCCGCTGCCCGAGGAGCCTCGAGTGACTACTCAGGTCGTGGAGTCACCCGATGACAGCAGCAAGGAGCGGGTAGTGATTGAGGACGAGGTGGTCAGCCAGCTGCTGCAGCGCAAGTCTGGCGAGGCCCTGGCCGCGGCCAGGGTGCCGGCAGATGCCACGCCGGCGGCGCAACCGGTGCCAGCCGCTACGCCTGCATCGTCCTTGTTCCAAAAGCCGGCTGGTCACTATACCCTGCAGTTGATGGCGAGCAAGGATCGGCAGGCCCTGCAGCAGCTGGCCAGCCGCCACACCCTGCAGCCGGCCTGGGTATATGCCCGACAGCTGAATGACCAGCCCTGGTTTGTGCTTATCTTCGGTGACTTCGCTTCGGCGGAGCTGGCCAGGCGGGCGATCGAACGGCTGCCTGCCGAATTGCGTGCCGCCAAGCCCTGGCCCAAGCCCTTTGGCCAGGTGCAGAAAGAGGCCAGCCCATAG
- a CDS encoding MarR family winged helix-turn-helix transcriptional regulator — protein sequence MDDHSDFELERFLPYKLMQVAERVSSELAAFYREEFGITRPEWRLLAVTGQGRALIARELAELTCMDKVKVSRALQGLEVKGLIRRSPSPRDQRAARIALTPAGRALYRRMVPRVLEWEHRLAQGLAEGETRPLVDTLNRLLTQLERMGDSRR from the coding sequence ATGGATGATCACAGTGATTTTGAGCTGGAACGCTTTTTGCCCTACAAGCTGATGCAGGTGGCCGAACGGGTCAGTAGCGAGCTGGCGGCCTTTTACCGTGAAGAGTTTGGCATTACCCGGCCCGAATGGCGGTTGCTGGCGGTCACTGGTCAGGGCCGAGCCTTGATTGCCCGGGAGCTGGCCGAACTCACCTGCATGGACAAGGTCAAGGTGTCGCGGGCACTGCAGGGGCTGGAAGTAAAAGGGCTGATTCGGCGCAGCCCCAGCCCGCGGGATCAGCGGGCGGCACGCATTGCCCTTACCCCTGCGGGCAGGGCCCTGTACCGGCGCATGGTGCCCCGTGTGCTGGAGTGGGAGCACCGGCTGGCGCAGGGTCTGGCAGAAGGCGAAACCCGCCCTTTGGTAGACACCCTGAACCGGCTGCTGACGCAGTTGGAGCGCATGGGCGACTCCCGCCGCTGA
- a CDS encoding STAS/SEC14 domain-containing protein, which produces MLEAHGMEVEMARQDNHTLRLNLRIFGDIAYDDFREMEQRLEQELAAMKGPRILALVDLTGFNGWEARAFWEDIRFTRKHGDEFSKLAVVGCNFKEKLMATLMDWFMLGSEVQYFESLSEAEAWLDDKAG; this is translated from the coding sequence ATGCTTGAAGCACACGGCATGGAAGTGGAGATGGCGCGCCAGGACAACCATACCCTGCGCCTGAATCTGCGCATTTTCGGCGACATCGCCTATGACGACTTCAGGGAGATGGAGCAGCGCCTGGAGCAGGAGCTGGCCGCGATGAAGGGGCCGCGCATTCTCGCCCTGGTGGATCTGACCGGCTTTAATGGCTGGGAAGCTCGGGCCTTCTGGGAAGACATTCGTTTCACCCGCAAGCACGGTGACGAATTCAGCAAGCTGGCGGTGGTGGGCTGTAACTTCAAGGAAAAGCTGATGGCCACCCTGATGGACTGGTTTATGCTGGGCAGCGAGGTGCAATACTTTGAAAGCCTGAGCGAAGCCGAGGCCTGGCTCGACGACAAGGCCGGCTGA
- a CDS encoding Dam family site-specific DNA-(adenine-N6)-methyltransferase, with amino-acid sequence MMKTRAFLKWAGGKYGLVDNINRRLPEGRTLVEPFVGAGSVFLNSDFDAYVLADINADLINLYQLLKNRPEAFVREAAGLFVSANNDKAVYYGLRTEFNQEQDAWRRALLFLYLNRHGYNGLCRYNRKGGFNVPFGAYKKPYFPEKELWFFAEKAQKATFVCQGYAEVFAGARPEQVFYCDPPYAPLSSTASFTTYAANGFTLDDQAILARLARETAARGVPVLISNHDIPLTRELYRDASLDVVAVKRTISRHGHNRQKVDELLALFAPGKM; translated from the coding sequence ATGATGAAAACCCGCGCCTTCCTGAAATGGGCTGGTGGAAAATACGGCCTGGTGGACAACATCAACCGCCGCCTGCCCGAAGGGCGCACCCTGGTCGAGCCCTTTGTGGGGGCCGGCTCGGTGTTTCTCAATTCCGACTTCGATGCCTATGTACTGGCCGATATCAATGCCGATCTGATCAACCTTTATCAGCTACTGAAAAACCGGCCCGAGGCCTTTGTTCGTGAGGCTGCCGGGCTTTTTGTGTCCGCCAATAATGACAAGGCAGTGTATTACGGCCTGCGTACCGAATTTAACCAGGAGCAGGATGCCTGGCGTCGGGCGCTGCTGTTTCTGTACCTGAACCGCCATGGTTACAACGGCCTGTGCCGCTACAACCGCAAGGGCGGTTTTAACGTACCCTTCGGCGCCTACAAGAAGCCCTATTTTCCCGAGAAGGAGCTGTGGTTTTTTGCCGAAAAGGCGCAAAAGGCCACCTTTGTCTGCCAGGGTTACGCCGAGGTATTCGCCGGTGCCCGGCCGGAGCAGGTGTTTTACTGTGATCCGCCCTATGCGCCGCTGTCGAGTACCGCCAGTTTCACCACCTATGCCGCCAACGGTTTCACCCTGGACGATCAGGCCATTCTGGCGCGGCTGGCCCGGGAAACGGCCGCCAGAGGCGTGCCGGTGCTGATCAGCAACCACGACATTCCGCTGACCCGGGAGTTATACCGGGACGCCAGCCTAGATGTGGTGGCGGTCAAGCGCACCATCAGCCGTCATGGTCATAATCGCCAGAAGGTCGACGAGCTGCTGGCGCTGTTTGCTCCGGGCAAAATGTAA
- the rpe gene encoding ribulose-phosphate 3-epimerase, giving the protein MKDFLIAPSILSADFARLGEDVAKVLEAGADVVHFDVMDNHYVPNLTIGPMVCQALRDYGITAPIDVHLMVKPVDSLVPQFAKAGASIITFHPEASEHIDRTLGLIREHGCQAGLVFNPATPLSYLDYVMDKVDVILLMSVNPGFGGQSFIAGTLDKLREARRRINESGRNIRLEIDGGVKPDNIRDIAEAGADMFVAGSAIFGKPDYKAVIDDMRRELAAAHG; this is encoded by the coding sequence ATGAAAGACTTTTTGATAGCTCCTTCCATTCTTTCTGCCGACTTCGCCCGCCTGGGAGAAGACGTGGCGAAAGTGCTGGAAGCCGGTGCCGATGTCGTGCACTTCGATGTGATGGACAACCACTATGTGCCCAACCTGACCATTGGCCCCATGGTGTGTCAGGCCCTGCGCGACTACGGCATTACCGCGCCCATCGACGTGCATTTGATGGTCAAGCCGGTGGACAGCCTGGTGCCCCAGTTCGCCAAGGCCGGTGCCTCCATCATTACCTTTCATCCGGAAGCCTCCGAGCATATCGACCGTACCCTGGGCCTGATTCGCGAGCACGGCTGCCAGGCCGGCCTGGTGTTCAACCCGGCCACGCCGCTCAGTTACCTGGACTACGTCATGGACAAGGTGGATGTGATCCTGCTGATGTCGGTCAACCCGGGTTTTGGTGGCCAGTCCTTTATCGCCGGCACCCTCGACAAGCTGCGTGAGGCCCGCCGCCGCATCAACGAAAGCGGTCGCAACATTCGCCTGGAAATCGACGGCGGCGTCAAGCCCGACAACATTCGTGACATCGCCGAGGCGGGCGCCGACATGTTCGTGGCCGGCTCCGCCATTTTCGGCAAGCCCGACTACAAGGCGGTGATCGACGACATGCGCCGCGAGCTGGCTGCCGCCCATGGCTGA
- a CDS encoding homogentisate 1,2-dioxygenase encodes MKTEFSFPLSEGEHSPQAHCDLPAGSVEREIGRDGFFGPASHMYHRHPPTGWSHWEGPLRPRALDTNKLPKLGPSPWDAAPLLHNERLSIRLWRCQAAMDHLVRNGDGDDCLFVHQGSGVLFCDYGRLPFGEGDYLVLPRSTSWRIEPEQPVTLLMIEATQGRYRLADRGAAGRHAIFDPGVLAHPRIDEAFTRQAEAPGEWQVRLKARGGLNTITYPFNPLDAIGWKGDLTALRLNWRDIRPLMSHRYHLPPSAHSTWVADDFVICTFVPRPMESDPGALKVPFFHNNDDYDEVLFYHRGNFFSRDNIDAGMLTWHPCGFSHGPHPKALAAGRQPGRSDTDEVAVMIDSRRPLELAPLPAGVENPDYVNSWQGKARAE; translated from the coding sequence ATGAAAACGGAGTTCTCCTTTCCCCTGAGCGAAGGCGAGCATTCGCCTCAGGCTCACTGCGACCTGCCTGCCGGCAGTGTCGAACGGGAAATTGGCCGGGACGGCTTTTTCGGCCCGGCCAGCCACATGTATCACCGCCACCCGCCCACCGGCTGGAGCCACTGGGAAGGGCCGCTACGGCCCCGCGCCCTTGATACCAACAAACTGCCCAAGCTCGGCCCGTCGCCCTGGGATGCGGCCCCGCTGCTGCACAATGAGCGCCTGAGCATTCGGCTATGGCGTTGCCAGGCCGCCATGGATCACCTGGTGCGCAACGGTGACGGCGACGACTGCCTGTTTGTGCACCAGGGCAGTGGCGTGCTGTTTTGCGATTATGGCCGGTTGCCCTTTGGCGAAGGAGACTACCTGGTGCTGCCCCGGTCCACCAGCTGGCGAATAGAGCCGGAACAGCCGGTCACCCTGCTGATGATAGAGGCCACGCAAGGGCGCTATCGGCTGGCGGACCGGGGAGCGGCCGGGCGCCACGCCATTTTTGACCCCGGCGTGCTGGCACACCCGCGTATTGACGAGGCCTTTACTCGCCAGGCCGAAGCACCGGGAGAATGGCAGGTACGGCTCAAGGCCAGAGGCGGCCTCAACACCATCACCTATCCCTTTAATCCCCTCGACGCCATTGGCTGGAAAGGGGATCTCACCGCCCTGCGCCTCAACTGGCGAGACATAAGGCCACTGATGAGCCACCGTTATCACCTGCCGCCCTCGGCCCACAGCACCTGGGTGGCCGACGATTTCGTGATCTGCACCTTTGTGCCCAGACCCATGGAGTCGGATCCCGGCGCGCTCAAGGTGCCCTTTTTTCACAATAACGACGACTACGATGAGGTGCTCTTCTATCACCGGGGCAACTTTTTCAGCCGGGATAATATCGACGCCGGCATGCTCACCTGGCATCCCTGCGGTTTCAGCCACGGCCCCCACCCCAAGGCCCTGGCCGCCGGTCGCCAACCCGGCCGCAGCGACACCGACGAGGTGGCGGTGATGATTGACAGCCGCCGCCCCCTGGAGCTGGCCCCCCTGCCCGCCGGGGTGGAGAACCCCGATTATGTGAATTCCTGGCAAGGCAAGGCCCGAGCCGAATAA